Proteins from one Listeria weihenstephanensis genomic window:
- a CDS encoding DUF4352 domain-containing protein yields the protein MLKKVMLIAMSGACALSLVACSATPTKEETPKTTQEAKSEKEKTYPAKTVNNIEMQIKGIETTENGKGDKNIVQITMSFKNETDSKYGVGGNDFIFKSGDKTYQVKADANNIGTEIAADKTVSGAINFELPKDVKSGEFSYQPVTFGKEKPKVLATWKISIPNNK from the coding sequence ATGCTGAAAAAAGTTATGTTAATCGCGATGTCAGGCGCTTGTGCCTTATCACTAGTTGCTTGTTCGGCGACACCAACTAAAGAGGAAACACCAAAAACAACACAAGAAGCAAAATCAGAAAAAGAAAAAACGTATCCAGCTAAAACAGTGAACAATATAGAGATGCAAATCAAAGGTATTGAAACAACGGAGAACGGCAAAGGCGACAAAAATATTGTGCAAATAACCATGAGTTTTAAAAATGAGACCGATAGCAAATACGGTGTCGGCGGCAATGACTTTATTTTCAAATCCGGCGATAAAACGTACCAAGTGAAAGCAGATGCCAACAATATCGGAACAGAAATCGCAGCTGACAAAACAGTGAGCGGAGCCATCAATTTTGAATTGCCGAAAGACGTAAAATCTGGTGAGTTTTCGTATCAACCAGTAACATTCGGAAAAGAAAAACCAAAAGTACTCGCAACATGGAAAATTTCGATTCCAAACAATAAGTAA
- a CDS encoding immunoglobulin-like domain-containing protein, giving the protein MKLQQKGPINVLSMKTLKKAAKTALIATVVASQIITVLPTGSHAAEAAGSATTEKEAPSAAVVAQKYAPLGATLALDGGVTEKRQQVSTFAEFKAAAESGTVNVIEITGDFQLASNVTVNSNMRIEGNGHTISAASFQVIMKSNSIVDLEDLIMTNVGTKGIFTGFTSTAAPTVNIIDSVEIRGMIMGGTGKLSLSIAGKNNRLVNAERQGMDVDSLEIADNTQIDQLEALETAVKVRSSGSVNIGDNAIINMMSNKGYAFDVSNSALVVGENTVIKSASKYGTLKAATLVVKNGADLTLASGDIGNGIYVSGNITIGDNVKVKATGTGTAIYAYNTGASIVVGKDADIDVVSDNGSGIYGNATITFGDRSSLKLRTHDRGIYSAGAATIRFGSVSNQNPQPEDRVKIDIDSGVSYGIYSGGPIIFGDNTEIAIKAKSDAIYASGTSRIDFGANTSSNITSSSGDGVNAGGIKFGDNSTAYIKAYTNGLETTNTSGEGISTGKNVNMTIISPNHDGIYTYKDTTFGDNNTLSITALNSHAIHTLYGGSVKLGVDSNLYLNAGAGVIQEGSAAATFNVGNNSLVKIESSDYGIKTSGSITFAENSKANIRAASGQGNYPAIKANGVVTFNKNTMAYIETLSNTSTMLFDLTGAQSSKLVLNSPKYIDFRQNNRAVAGHIVRGYSSSNVAYQSRIEMNNMAKVYAWDHAADWSKATGSEWNTIDNVRIPLIYKVGTTTVDYYSGLATGENIDGFSLFDYSRVSTEGSSIVDRPVVSPIFENATTVSGTGVAGDDIVVTFPDGKTAKTTVDKDGNWTVDVPAGTTLAKDQNIQTYQTNGVNDSSRVTTKVQEDTSVPAVPTVSPIKAGDTTLNGEAVPGNTVTVKLPDGTTATGVADVDGKFAITIPAQKADAVIDVTQAGKNGLPSDPTSVVVKSNEKPVIIASDKTIKVGDTFNALTGVTATDKEDGNLTADIKVVTNTVDTTKAGVYSVEYSVTDSDGNKTTKTIKVTVNTNDKPVITATDKTIKVGDTFNALTGVTATDKEDGNLTADIKVVTNTVDTTKAGVYSVEYSVTDSDGNKTTKTITVTVNTNEKPVITATDKTINVGDTFDALTGVTATDKEDGNLTSSIKVITNTVDTTKAGTYTVEYSVTDSDKNTTTKTITVTVVSVTAGTVVVTAPYYVGYDTTVKATVSGDATKVYLQVGDTKYTTVPVSGNFTYYAKDKITATTQDAYIVALDSAGKELSRAKVTLKDGELLKGTVTPKGFIVSADSYVTGTYTGSVTKVAISVNGTVYPAVAVTGSGALQYYAKDKIKNASDVVKMIGYNSEGTIIDTKDVSVAGPESLVGAITINPSNFAISTDSYVKGTFTGNVKTVSLVVNGVESAKVGVIDGTTWQYYAKGKILSPTDVVLVRAYNAAGILVDTKTLNVTQNPAGASTIVPVAFKLKTDTNVKGTFTGSVKYVALKVGDTVYSKVAVVDGTNWQYYAKDKIKDATTAVSIIGYDSTGTKIAEAPVTITPEGGSTLTTSTYLLGTGDTTGTYTGTVKYVAVKVNDTEYGKVPVNADGTYTYYIKDKVTSKDDVITVLAYDSSGVVVAEKGVTIDPGVAPTMEADAFTIGTTRNITGTFTGGIKYVAIKVGDTTYSKVPVAADGTYTYYAKDKIKDPTAKVTVLGYDAVGLALEVEVAVN; this is encoded by the coding sequence ATGAAATTACAACAAAAGGGACCAATTAACGTCCTATCTATGAAGACACTTAAAAAGGCGGCTAAAACAGCGTTAATCGCTACAGTAGTTGCAAGTCAAATAATCACAGTATTACCAACAGGATCACATGCAGCAGAAGCAGCAGGAAGCGCAACTACTGAAAAAGAAGCTCCAAGCGCAGCAGTCGTAGCACAAAAATACGCTCCACTTGGCGCTACATTAGCACTTGATGGCGGTGTAACAGAAAAAAGACAACAAGTTTCAACATTCGCTGAGTTTAAAGCGGCGGCAGAATCAGGAACTGTAAATGTCATTGAAATTACTGGGGATTTCCAATTAGCAAGTAACGTAACAGTAAACAGCAACATGCGTATTGAAGGTAACGGACATACAATTAGTGCTGCGTCTTTCCAAGTTATCATGAAATCTAATTCTATTGTTGATTTAGAAGACTTAATCATGACAAACGTAGGAACAAAAGGTATTTTTACAGGTTTTACATCTACAGCGGCACCAACAGTAAACATTATTGATAGCGTTGAAATTCGCGGTATGATTATGGGCGGAACTGGTAAACTTTCACTTTCTATCGCTGGGAAAAACAACCGTTTAGTCAATGCTGAACGTCAAGGTATGGACGTTGATAGTCTTGAAATTGCTGACAACACGCAAATCGATCAATTAGAAGCATTGGAAACAGCGGTTAAAGTTCGTTCTTCTGGATCAGTAAACATTGGTGACAATGCAATAATCAATATGATGTCAAACAAAGGCTATGCATTTGATGTATCAAATAGTGCTCTTGTAGTTGGTGAAAACACAGTTATTAAATCAGCATCTAAATACGGTACATTAAAAGCTGCAACATTAGTAGTTAAAAATGGCGCAGATTTGACACTAGCATCAGGCGATATCGGTAACGGTATTTATGTTTCTGGTAACATCACAATCGGTGACAATGTGAAAGTTAAAGCAACTGGTACTGGTACTGCAATTTACGCGTACAACACTGGAGCTTCTATCGTTGTAGGTAAAGACGCAGATATCGACGTAGTTAGTGATAACGGCAGTGGTATTTACGGGAACGCAACAATTACATTTGGCGATCGTTCTTCTTTAAAATTAAGAACACATGATAGAGGTATTTACTCAGCAGGAGCAGCAACAATCCGCTTTGGTTCAGTATCTAACCAAAATCCACAACCAGAAGACCGCGTTAAAATTGATATCGATTCTGGCGTTAGTTACGGTATTTACTCTGGCGGACCTATCATCTTTGGAGATAACACAGAAATAGCTATTAAAGCTAAGAGCGATGCTATCTATGCATCTGGTACTTCACGCATTGACTTTGGTGCTAACACATCATCAAACATCACTTCTTCAAGTGGCGACGGCGTTAATGCAGGTGGAATCAAGTTCGGCGATAATTCCACAGCATACATCAAAGCATACACAAACGGCCTTGAAACAACCAACACAAGTGGTGAAGGTATTTCTACAGGTAAAAATGTAAACATGACAATCATTTCTCCAAATCATGATGGTATCTACACATATAAAGATACAACATTTGGCGATAACAACACACTTTCAATCACAGCATTGAACAGCCATGCAATCCACACTCTCTACGGTGGATCAGTTAAATTAGGCGTAGACTCTAACCTATATCTAAATGCTGGAGCTGGCGTAATTCAAGAAGGTAGTGCAGCAGCTACATTTAACGTAGGAAATAACTCACTTGTTAAAATTGAGTCTTCCGATTATGGTATTAAAACATCAGGTTCAATCACCTTTGCAGAAAACTCAAAAGCTAACATCCGTGCAGCATCTGGACAAGGAAACTACCCAGCGATTAAAGCTAACGGTGTTGTTACATTCAATAAAAATACCATGGCTTATATAGAAACACTTTCAAACACATCAACAATGTTATTCGACTTAACAGGAGCACAAAGCTCGAAATTAGTCCTTAATTCACCAAAATATATCGACTTCCGTCAAAATAACAGAGCCGTAGCAGGACATATCGTTCGTGGTTATTCTAGCAGTAATGTAGCTTACCAATCACGTATTGAAATGAACAACATGGCTAAAGTATACGCTTGGGATCATGCAGCAGATTGGTCTAAAGCAACAGGAAGCGAATGGAACACTATCGATAATGTTAGAATTCCATTAATCTATAAAGTTGGAACTACAACAGTAGATTATTACAGTGGTTTAGCGACAGGTGAAAATATCGATGGTTTCAGCCTTTTCGATTACTCACGTGTATCAACAGAAGGTTCAAGCATTGTTGACCGCCCAGTAGTATCACCAATTTTTGAAAATGCTACAACTGTTTCAGGAACAGGTGTTGCAGGCGACGATATCGTTGTAACATTCCCAGACGGTAAAACAGCTAAAACAACGGTTGATAAAGATGGTAACTGGACAGTTGACGTACCAGCAGGAACAACACTAGCGAAAGATCAAAACATTCAAACTTACCAAACAAATGGTGTCAATGACAGCTCACGTGTTACAACAAAAGTACAAGAAGACACTTCAGTTCCAGCAGTACCAACAGTTTCTCCTATCAAAGCAGGCGATACAACACTGAATGGTGAAGCAGTTCCAGGAAACACAGTAACAGTAAAACTTCCTGATGGAACAACAGCAACAGGCGTAGCAGACGTAGATGGTAAATTTGCAATAACAATTCCAGCTCAAAAAGCAGACGCAGTTATTGATGTAACACAAGCAGGCAAAAATGGTCTACCAAGTGATCCAACATCTGTCGTAGTTAAATCTAACGAAAAACCAGTCATTATAGCAAGCGACAAAACAATCAAAGTTGGTGACACGTTCAACGCATTAACAGGCGTAACAGCGACTGACAAAGAAGATGGCAACTTAACAGCAGACATCAAAGTCGTAACAAACACAGTAGATACAACAAAAGCAGGCGTATATTCTGTTGAGTACTCTGTAACAGATTCAGACGGTAACAAAACAACAAAAACAATCAAAGTGACTGTTAACACGAACGACAAACCAGTGATCACAGCGACTGATAAAACAATCAAAGTTGGTGACACGTTCAACGCATTAACAGGCGTAACAGCGACTGACAAAGAAGATGGCAACTTAACAGCAGACATCAAAGTCGTAACAAACACAGTAGATACAACAAAAGCAGGCGTATATTCTGTTGAGTACTCTGTAACAGATTCAGACGGTAACAAAACAACAAAAACAATCACAGTAACAGTCAACACGAACGAAAAACCAGTGATTACAGCGACTGATAAAACAATCAATGTAGGCGACACGTTCGACGCATTAACAGGCGTAACAGCGACTGATAAAGAAGACGGTAACTTAACATCAAGTATCAAAGTTATCACAAACACAGTAGATACAACAAAAGCTGGAACATACACTGTGGAATACAGCGTAACAGATTCAGATAAAAACACAACAACAAAAACAATCACAGTTACAGTTGTTTCCGTAACAGCAGGAACAGTCGTAGTCACTGCACCATATTATGTAGGGTATGATACAACTGTTAAAGCAACCGTTTCTGGTGATGCAACGAAAGTATATCTACAAGTTGGCGACACGAAGTATACAACAGTTCCAGTAAGTGGGAACTTCACGTATTATGCGAAAGACAAAATTACAGCGACAACACAAGACGCGTACATTGTTGCTCTAGACTCAGCAGGTAAAGAATTATCACGTGCTAAAGTAACATTGAAAGACGGCGAGCTACTAAAAGGCACAGTAACACCAAAAGGATTCATTGTTAGTGCGGATAGCTATGTGACAGGAACATATACAGGTTCTGTTACAAAAGTAGCAATTTCGGTTAATGGAACGGTATATCCAGCCGTGGCAGTAACAGGATCAGGCGCTCTTCAATATTACGCAAAAGACAAGATTAAAAACGCATCAGACGTAGTTAAAATGATTGGTTACAACTCAGAAGGTACTATCATTGATACAAAAGACGTATCTGTTGCTGGACCAGAAAGCTTGGTTGGCGCAATCACGATTAACCCAAGTAACTTTGCAATCTCTACCGATTCTTATGTCAAAGGTACATTCACAGGTAATGTGAAAACTGTTTCCCTTGTTGTAAATGGTGTAGAATCAGCAAAAGTTGGCGTGATTGATGGTACAACATGGCAGTATTACGCAAAAGGTAAAATTTTGAGCCCAACAGATGTTGTTCTTGTCAGAGCATACAACGCTGCGGGTATATTAGTAGACACGAAAACATTAAATGTGACTCAAAATCCAGCAGGAGCAAGCACGATCGTACCAGTCGCTTTCAAACTTAAAACAGATACAAATGTTAAAGGTACTTTCACTGGAAGCGTGAAATATGTAGCGCTTAAAGTTGGCGATACTGTTTACAGTAAAGTAGCCGTGGTAGATGGCACTAACTGGCAGTACTATGCAAAAGATAAGATTAAAGATGCGACCACAGCCGTTTCTATCATTGGCTATGACAGCACAGGCACAAAAATTGCAGAAGCACCAGTAACTATCACACCTGAGGGCGGGTCTACACTAACAACAAGCACATACTTGTTAGGTACAGGCGATACGACAGGAACATATACAGGAACAGTGAAATATGTGGCTGTTAAAGTCAATGACACAGAGTATGGCAAAGTCCCTGTTAATGCAGATGGCACGTACACTTACTACATCAAAGATAAAGTAACAAGTAAAGACGATGTTATAACGGTTCTAGCTTACGACTCATCAGGCGTTGTTGTTGCAGAAAAAGGCGTTACAATCGATCCAGGCGTAGCACCAACAATGGAAGCAGATGCCTTCACGATCGGTACAACAAGAAATATCACAGGTACGTTTACAGGCGGTATTAAATATGTTGCTATTAAAGTAGGCGATACAACATACAGCAAAGTCCCAGTAGCAGCAGATGGCACGTACACTTACTATGCGAAGGACAAAATTAAAGACCCAACAGCAAAAGTAACCGTTCTAGGCTATGACGCCGTTGGACTTGCTTTAGAAGTTGAAGTAGCAGTTAACTAA
- a CDS encoding Crp/Fnr family transcriptional regulator: protein MYISSDTSLDGIIKELQTNAYGDNLVQEVTFDKGQQIIAPGKTNNALYIINSGISITTQTMKDSLKPVISFLTDGDIIGLESFFRKNESVVMTQATTLTGLRATKIDMEYLLNYLANRPSFMEYFANLMTEQLYDLYERYMQLMLGREERFVNSLYDIANKLGVSVDEGVEIPSVINTKLIGAYCNVDRNFIPKQLKKMMQEGQISVDDKSIVIKSIRTNRNIQS from the coding sequence GTGTATATTTCAAGTGATACAAGTTTAGACGGGATTATAAAAGAGCTACAGACGAATGCATATGGTGATAATTTAGTACAAGAAGTTACTTTTGATAAAGGGCAACAGATTATCGCACCAGGTAAGACAAATAATGCACTATACATTATAAACTCTGGGATTTCAATCACAACTCAGACAATGAAAGATTCACTGAAGCCAGTCATATCCTTTCTAACAGATGGAGATATTATTGGATTGGAATCATTTTTCAGAAAAAACGAAAGTGTTGTTATGACGCAAGCAACAACATTAACGGGGCTTAGAGCAACGAAGATTGATATGGAATACTTGCTGAATTATTTGGCAAATAGACCATCATTCATGGAATATTTCGCTAATTTAATGACTGAACAATTATACGATTTGTATGAACGTTACATGCAATTGATGCTAGGCCGTGAAGAGCGCTTCGTGAACTCACTTTATGATATTGCAAATAAGCTAGGAGTTTCGGTGGATGAAGGTGTTGAAATACCATCTGTGATCAATACCAAACTTATTGGAGCGTATTGTAATGTGGATCGCAATTTTATACCAAAACAACTTAAGAAAATGATGCAGGAAGGTCAAATTAGCGTCGATGACAAAAGTATTGTCATTAAAAGCATACGCACAAATCGCAATATTCAGTCATAA
- a CDS encoding helix-turn-helix domain-containing protein, giving the protein MQFLDEKELREVDIIRLLGKERKYWQISELATTLNYSTSIIYNALDDIKLYLAENAPNTQLIVKKSTGAFLDKPDSISLDAIIEKYMTTSMAYIILDSTFNYPHLRARQFYEQHLLTKSTFYLRLKYIENSLHTVNLNIETNPMRITGPEIWIRECYYNLYWRTYRGRIWPFRSISREVLLYQLNEFLRNSRISMNAVEKEQLLYRLAVRYMRHAQKRYTADMPLQNCVPPQVVDFIKKHGVALMNSVPEQYRELEEKYLTISISNLLYAKTRSLRATKLIEWHREKQTLPYKIAAAFLEEFAIKYPDIVIEENDHLWLDLINVNFYGLSLPHLYIYRDLRKQADYFKVENPALWANLEVIITKLFNPENFQQFAAPDIYFCYKYMVLIVEKFAMKKYEPKLEIALVTSQDNAILNKLKSQILRKLNLNIEINIESIPKNVDLIVTETTTVTTNLDLAFVWNFPPTQNDWMRLEERLSGIRDGRLEG; this is encoded by the coding sequence ATGCAATTTTTGGATGAAAAAGAACTACGCGAAGTTGATATTATCCGCTTGCTCGGGAAGGAACGAAAATACTGGCAAATATCAGAACTCGCCACTACGCTCAATTATAGTACCAGCATTATTTACAACGCGCTTGATGACATAAAATTATATCTAGCTGAAAATGCTCCCAATACTCAGCTAATTGTTAAAAAATCTACCGGCGCCTTTCTAGACAAACCCGATAGCATTTCCTTAGACGCTATCATTGAAAAATATATGACTACATCTATGGCTTATATTATATTAGACAGTACATTTAATTATCCACATCTGCGCGCACGCCAATTTTATGAACAACATTTGCTTACGAAAAGCACCTTTTATTTGAGGTTGAAATATATAGAAAACAGCCTCCATACCGTTAACCTAAATATAGAAACAAACCCAATGAGAATCACTGGGCCTGAGATTTGGATTAGAGAATGCTATTATAATTTATATTGGCGGACATATAGAGGAAGGATTTGGCCGTTTCGCTCGATTTCTAGAGAGGTTTTACTGTACCAACTCAATGAATTTTTACGGAATAGCCGAATATCCATGAATGCCGTCGAAAAAGAGCAATTGCTTTACCGGTTAGCTGTGAGGTACATGCGCCACGCTCAGAAACGTTATACGGCGGATATGCCTTTACAAAATTGTGTGCCTCCGCAAGTGGTGGATTTTATTAAAAAACACGGTGTGGCCTTGATGAACAGCGTCCCTGAACAGTATAGAGAACTTGAGGAAAAGTATCTAACTATTTCTATTAGTAATCTTTTATACGCCAAAACGCGAAGTTTAAGGGCGACCAAACTCATTGAGTGGCACAGGGAAAAGCAGACCCTTCCTTATAAAATCGCGGCAGCTTTCCTTGAGGAGTTCGCCATAAAGTATCCAGATATAGTAATAGAAGAAAATGATCATTTGTGGCTCGATCTAATTAATGTTAATTTTTACGGCTTATCTCTGCCACATCTGTATATATACCGCGATTTACGGAAGCAAGCTGACTATTTCAAAGTAGAGAATCCCGCACTATGGGCGAATTTAGAAGTGATAATAACAAAACTATTCAATCCTGAAAATTTCCAGCAATTCGCGGCACCAGACATTTATTTTTGTTATAAATACATGGTCCTGATTGTTGAAAAGTTTGCCATGAAAAAATACGAGCCAAAACTAGAAATTGCACTGGTTACAAGTCAAGATAATGCGATTCTAAATAAATTAAAATCCCAGATTCTTCGCAAGTTGAATTTGAATATCGAGATAAATATTGAAAGTATCCCGAAAAATGTGGATCTTATCGTTACAGAAACCACAACTGTGACTACGAATCTTGATCTTGCCTTTGTTTGGAATTTCCCACCTACGCAGAATGACTGGATGCGTTTGGAGGAGCGGTTGAGTGGGATTCGGGATGGGAGATTGGAGGGGTGA